The following DNA comes from Candidatus Peregrinibacteria bacterium.
GCATATTGTCCTAGATCTTGTTCCTTCTTCTTTTCCTCCCCTTTTCCCTGCCGGAAGGCTCGATAAAGAAACCTCTGGACTTCTCATTTTGACAAATGACGGCATTACCGCCAATAAATTGACACACCCTCGCCACGGACACGAAAAAACCTACGAAGCACTTCTCACAAAACCTGTTCCCGAAGAAGACCTCGACCAAATTCGTCACGGGGAACTCTGGATTCTCGGAAAAAAAATTCGTCCAGCTCCTGTAGAGCGCCTTGGGGGTTCTCGCGTGGAAATTGTTTTGCGGGAAGGGAAAAATAGGCAAATTCGTCGATTATTCCGCATGCTCGGAAGTGGCGTGAAAAAACTTCGCCGTGTAGCTATTGGAAACTTGCGACTTGAAGATTTACATCTTCGTGAAGGAGAAATGCGGGCACTTAGTGAAAGAGAGGTGGAAAAGATGTTTGAATTTTCATCACAAAGCGTACCAGAATAAAAATGCTTTTTTCGGATCAATCAGCTTCAACCTTTCGTAGAACGAGCATGTAAGATATCAAAAAAATAATTGAGCTTATACCAATGACAAAAAAAGTGGTTGATAAATCGTATCGCTCCGAAACATATCCAGTAAAAAATAAGCTTATGGAAGATGTGAGACCAAGAATCTGACTATTGATTGAAAGCATGGTTGCCCTATTTGAAGAATCGACCTTTTCATTAATATACGTGCTTATTGTTGGGATATAGAGACCACGAAGAAAATAAAGAATGGCAATAATTGTGAAAACAAAAAATAGAGATGAAGTTTTTTGCAAAAAGATTAAAAACAAACAAAATACTGATGCATGAAGAACGAGATATTTGTCCACGGAAAATATTTTTCCAACTCTTTCTGCGCTCCATGCTCCAAGTCCTCTCATAAAAAAAGCCCCTGCCGCAAGAAGACCAAAAAAGCTTTCATTGATATCGAGTGATTTATAGAGGGGCTGTAAATATTGGAATGTCGTTATAGCAACGCTTCCGATGATAGCGGAAAAAATAAAAAATTTTGAAAAGTTTACGGTGTTAAACGTCTGCTTTGCACAATTCTTGAGTTGATGAAAAATGGAAATATTTTTTTGCTCAGTTTTTACTTCTTTCAAGAAAAGCAGTAGAGCAATGCTAATCGCTACCAATCCGGTTTCTGCATAAAAAGGAAGTCTTTCATTGAGAGAATATAAAACACCTCCTGAAATTGATGTTACGACCCAGAAAATATTTGTTGAAAACTCGAGTTTTCCAGATATTTTTTTAAAACTCCCCTGATTTTTATCGGCTACAAGTCCTTCATATAAAAGAGCATGTTCGGCTCCATCTTTTAAAGAAAATGCCATTCCCTTCAAACAATATCCCACGAGAAACCAATAGAACCCCTGAGAAAAAGCAAATAGTAAAGTTCCTGTCAGCAATAAGACTCCGCTAAGAACAAGTGTTGTTTTGTATCCATATTTGTCGGCAAATATACCAGATGGAATTTGCCCTATTGCGTAGAAAAAGAGATAACAAGCAGTAGCTTAAAGAGAGTCCAACGTGCAGCATGAAGATAATAAAGACCCCAAGAGTAAAAGTTTCCCCATTGGTAAACATTGAGCTTGCTATTTTCCATGTATTTGATGAGTAATTATCTTTCTTCATTATTTATTGAAAGTTACAGAAAGAGTACTCTTGATTTTCTTATTCAGAAAAAGAGTCCTTTCATTTTTTTCTAATAGTTCCCTAATACTTCTCTCCTTCTGCTGGAAAAAGACCATCTTGCACAGACTTTACAAAAGCAGAAATTGATCTTTCTTCTTCACTCGCTACATCTCCAAAACGTCGAAGAAATTTTGGTCGAAAATATGCATCACTTCTTCCCGTGAGATCAGAATAAACAAGAACTTGTCCATCCACAAAACGTCCAGCACCAATG
Coding sequences within:
- a CDS encoding rRNA pseudouridine synthase, translated to MIRLQKILADRGIASRREAERLITSGVVKVNGKKVTELGTRADPNKDIIEVEEEILDQREEQKIIVALNKPVGYVTSTKKTVTDPHIVLDLVPSSFPPLFPAGRLDKETSGLLILTNDGITANKLTHPRHGHEKTYEALLTKPVPEEDLDQIRHGELWILGKKIRPAPVERLGGSRVEIVLREGKNRQIRRLFRMLGSGVKKLRRVAIGNLRLEDLHLREGEMRALSEREVEKMFEFSSQSVPE
- a CDS encoding MFS transporter, whose product is MGQIPSGIFADKYGYKTTLVLSGVLLLTGTLLFAFSQGFYWFLVGYCLKGMAFSLKDGAEHALLYEGLVADKNQGSFKKISGKLEFSTNIFWVVTSISGGVLYSLNERLPFYAETGLVAISIALLLFLKEVKTEQKNISIFHQLKNCAKQTFNTVNFSKFFIFSAIIGSVAITTFQYLQPLYKSLDINESFFGLLAAGAFFMRGLGAWSAERVGKIFSVDKYLVLHASVFCLFLIFLQKTSSLFFVFTIIAILYFLRGLYIPTISTYINEKVDSSNRATMLSINSQILGLTSSISLFFTGYVSERYDLSTTFFVIGISSIIFLISYMLVLRKVEAD